A genomic window from Rhodococcus sp. KBS0724 includes:
- the thrB gene encoding homoserine kinase, which yields MTRTLPVGISVTARVPASSANLGPGFDTLGLALGLYDEIVVTATDSGLNIQVEGEGAADVPWGPSHLVVRAIERGLEAAGVWASGLDVLCRNAIPHSRGLGSSASAAVGGLAAANGLARALDAEIGLTDEQLVQLSSEFEGHPDNASASVLGGAVVSWSCPSAVDGDEPIYSAAKLDVHPDIRAVALVPEERSSTAHTRGLLPEMVPHQDASFNASRSALAVVALTARPDLLMAATEDRLHQSQRAPALPLTTRWIAILREAGIAATVSGAGPTVLALSTEPFPAHLAEAARADGLRVLELEIAPGVEVRPTLA from the coding sequence ATGACCAGAACCCTCCCTGTGGGTATTTCGGTGACCGCACGCGTCCCGGCCTCGAGTGCAAACTTGGGGCCGGGGTTCGACACACTCGGTTTGGCTCTGGGGCTGTACGACGAGATCGTGGTCACCGCAACGGATTCCGGTCTGAACATTCAGGTCGAAGGCGAGGGCGCTGCAGACGTGCCTTGGGGCCCTTCGCATCTGGTCGTTCGGGCCATCGAGCGCGGACTCGAAGCTGCCGGCGTGTGGGCCAGCGGCCTGGATGTGCTGTGCCGCAACGCGATCCCGCATTCACGTGGGCTAGGTTCGTCCGCGTCGGCGGCCGTGGGTGGGCTTGCTGCCGCAAACGGATTGGCCCGCGCGCTCGACGCCGAGATCGGTCTCACCGACGAGCAGTTGGTCCAACTGTCCTCCGAGTTCGAAGGGCACCCGGACAATGCGTCGGCAAGTGTCCTGGGCGGCGCTGTCGTCTCGTGGAGTTGCCCGTCCGCCGTCGATGGTGACGAGCCGATCTACTCGGCCGCGAAACTCGACGTTCATCCCGATATCCGTGCGGTAGCACTGGTTCCGGAAGAACGATCCTCCACCGCGCATACCCGCGGACTGCTGCCCGAGATGGTTCCGCACCAGGATGCGTCGTTCAACGCAAGCCGCAGCGCCCTGGCCGTTGTCGCCCTGACGGCGCGTCCGGATCTGTTGATGGCAGCCACCGAGGATCGTCTGCATCAGAGTCAACGCGCTCCCGCGCTGCCGTTGACAACCCGATGGATCGCGATTCTTCGCGAAGCCGGTATCGCGGCCACCGTTTCCGGCGCCGGCCCCACCGTGCTCGCGCTCAGTACGGAACCGTTCCCCGCGCACTTGGCGGAAGCCGCGCGCGCCGACGGTCTCCGGGTGCTCGAACTCGAGATTGCTCCCGGTGTCGAGGTTCGTCCGACCCTGGCCTGA